A genomic stretch from Desulfovibrio sp. TomC includes:
- a CDS encoding tyrosine-type recombinase/integrase: MATISDAWELYANLVLSSSPANCIRTETGRWNNHILKYFGTSLPVESITNKSLLLFRAVLVKKRLSPQTITHCLSLLRRVLHRAQQWELYDSKLPNFDMPKFDNKRVRFLTKSEASALLIALSAKSQIWHDIGLLALNTGLRAGEIFSLHPSHFDRHNSVLYIFETKSNRNRTIPLNTKALEVLQRNSTQCRRFIFEEHERQIKNVNRIFSDSVKMCQLNAATQDRRQKVVFHTLRHTFASWLVQSGTPLIVVSQLLGHKTLQMTMRYAHLAPSQGASAVKALEQFVDYVNIGACL, encoded by the coding sequence ATGGCTACGATTTCTGATGCTTGGGAGCTCTACGCTAACCTGGTTTTGTCTTCAAGTCCAGCTAATTGCATCCGGACAGAAACAGGGAGATGGAACAATCACATACTTAAATACTTTGGCACATCTTTGCCGGTTGAAAGTATTACTAACAAAAGCTTGCTCTTATTCAGAGCAGTATTGGTTAAAAAGCGTTTAAGCCCACAAACTATAACTCATTGTCTTTCGTTGCTGCGACGTGTTTTGCACCGTGCCCAGCAATGGGAATTATACGATTCAAAGCTGCCAAATTTCGATATGCCGAAGTTTGACAACAAGCGCGTTCGTTTCTTGACTAAATCCGAGGCCTCGGCACTGTTGATTGCTCTGTCGGCGAAGTCTCAAATTTGGCACGATATCGGCCTGTTGGCGTTGAATACTGGCTTGAGGGCGGGCGAAATATTTTCTTTACATCCAAGCCATTTTGATCGGCATAATTCTGTTTTATATATATTCGAAACGAAATCGAATAGGAACAGAACTATCCCGCTTAACACAAAGGCGCTTGAAGTGCTACAGCGCAATTCAACGCAGTGCCGAAGGTTCATTTTCGAAGAGCACGAGCGCCAAATAAAAAACGTTAACAGAATTTTCTCAGATTCAGTAAAAATGTGTCAGCTCAATGCTGCAACTCAAGATCGTCGCCAAAAAGTTGTGTTTCATACCTTGAGACATACTTTTGCAAGCTGGCTTGTTCAGTCAGGCACGCCTCTAATCGTTGTAAGCCAACTACTTGGTCATAAAACTCTTCAAATGACAATGCGCTATGCTCACCTTGCGCCGAGCCAAGGTGCATCTGCCGTTAAAGCCCTAGAGCAGTTCGTTGATTATGTCAACATAGGAGCTTGTCTCTAG
- a CDS encoding plasmid mobilization protein, with product MYITVEEHAEIAAAAKRAGLSCSAYAKRVCLGLPTPSLEKQQYRLELLKINADLGRLGGLFKLCLSEKETPFQAVHHQVRHVLREIEARQREMSALISKI from the coding sequence ATGTACATTACGGTCGAAGAACACGCTGAGATCGCGGCCGCCGCAAAGAGAGCCGGATTATCGTGCTCGGCCTATGCCAAAAGGGTTTGCCTAGGGCTACCAACACCCAGTCTTGAAAAACAACAATATCGGCTTGAATTGCTTAAAATTAATGCCGACCTAGGCAGGCTTGGTGGCCTTTTCAAATTGTGCCTTTCCGAGAAGGAAACCCCCTTTCAGGCAGTGCACCATCAAGTCAGACATGTGCTCAGAGAAATCGAGGCACGACAACGAGAAATGAGCGCCCTTATTTCGAAAATATAA